A single Oryctolagus cuniculus chromosome 18, mOryCun1.1, whole genome shotgun sequence DNA region contains:
- the KMT2B gene encoding histone-lysine N-methyltransferase 2B isoform X2, with the protein MVQALTELLRRAQAPPPPRSQTCEPSTPRRSRGRPPGRPAGPCRKKHQAVVVAEAAVTIPKSEPPPPVVPVKHRTGTWKCKEGPGPGPGAPKRGGQSGRGGRGGRGRGRGGLPLVIKFVSKAKKVKMGQLSLGLESGQGQGQHGEGWQDASQRVGSGQKRGSCWKNQEQKLEEAGEETREEKDKEEGEEKEERAVAEEEVMLAKEKEEGEPPSPPLTPPAPVAPPAFPPASASPPPPLCPLPPPASPPLLPSPPPPPAPEEQEESPPPVAPAACSRKRGRPPLTPSQRAEREAARAGPEGTSPPAPTPSTTAGGPPEDSPTVAPKSTTFLKNIRQFIMPVVSARSSRVIKTPRRFMDEDPPKPPKVDISPVLRPPIATSPLAPQEPAPAPSPPRAPTPPSTPVPLPEKRRSILREPTFRWISLTRELPPPPPAPPPAPSPSPSPPPAPPTPSRRPLLLRAPQFTPSEAHLKIYESVLTTPPLGAPEAPEPEPPPADDSPAEPEPRAVGRTNHLSLPRFAPVVTTPVKGEGPLQGTSALSNGQQPQAQLQQPLQALQTQLLPQALPPQQPQLQPQLQLQPPPSPQQTPPLEKARIGGLGPLPLSGVEEKMFSLLKRAKVQLFKIDQQQQQKVATSMPPSPGGQMEEIMGTVKQISDRGSVRSEDESVETKRERPSGPESPVQGPRIKHVCRHAAVALGQARAMVPEDVPRLSALPLRDRQDLATEDTSSTSETESVPSRSRRAKVESAGPGGDLEPAGSGGALTHTPRRSLPSHHGKKMRMARCGHCRGCLRVQDCGSCVNCLDKPKFGGPNTKKQCCVYRKCDKIEARKMERLAKKGRTIVKTLLPWDSDESPEASPGPPGPRRGAGAGGPREEVVAPPGPEEQDSLLLQRKSARRCVKQRPSYDIFEDSDDSEPGGPPAPRRRTPRESELPVPEPEEQSRPRKPTLQPVLQLKARRRLDKDALAPGPFAAFPNGWTGKQKSPDGVHRVRVDFKEDCDLENVWLMGGLSVLTSVPGGPPMVCLLCASKGLHELLFCQVCCDPFHPFCLEEAERPLPQHHDTWCCRRCKFCHVCGRKGRGSKHLLECERCRHAYHPACLGPSYPTRATRKRRHWICSACVRCKSCGATPGKNWDVEWSGDYSLCPRCTQLYEKGNYCPICTRCYEDNDYESKMMQCAQCDHWVHAKCEGLSDEDYEILSGLPDSVLYTCGPCAGATPPRWREALSGALQGGLRQVLQGLLSSKVVGPLLLCSQCGQDGKQLHTGPCDLQAVSQRFEEGHYKSVHSFMEDMVGILMRHSEEGETPERRAGGQMKGLLLKLLESAFGWFDAHDPKYWRRSTRLPNGVLPNAVLPPSLDHVYAQWRQQELETAESGQPPGDPSAAFQGKDPTAFSHLEDPRQCALCLKYGDADSKEAGRLLYIGQNEWTHVNCAIWSAEVFEENDGSLKNVHAAVARGRQMRCELCLKPGATVGCCLSSCLSNFHFMCARASCCIFQDDKKVFCQKHTDLLDGKEIVTPDGFDVLRRVYVDFEGISFKRKFLTGLEPDAINVLIGSIRIDSLGTLSDLSDCEGRLFPIGYQCSRLYWSTVDARRRCWYRCRILEYRPWGPREEPVHLEAADENQTIVHSPAPSLEPPDHEETPPDTDALTPGAPEGHSPVASLDPPLRPDSSSAPPPAPRSFSGARIKVPNYSPSRRPLGGVSFGPLPSPGSPSSLTHHIPTVGDPDFPAPPRRSRRPSPLAPRLPPSRLASPPLRTSPPLRVPPPTSVITALTPTSGELAPPGLAPSPPPPEDLGPDFEDMEVVSGLSAADLDFAASLLGTEPFQEEIVAAGTVGSSHGIPGDSSEEEASPTTHYVHFPVTVVSGPALAPSALPGAPRIEQLDGVDDGTDSEAEAVQQPRGQGTPPTGPGVGRAGVLGGVGDRSRPPEDLPSEIVDFVLKNLGGSGEGGSGPREESLPPAPPLANGSQPPQGLPSSPADPSRTFAWLPGAPGVRVLSLGPTPEPPKPATSKIILVNKLGQVFVKMTGEGEPAPPPVKQPPLPPAIPPTAPTSWTLPPGPLLGVLPVVGVGVVRPAPPPPPPPLTLVFSSGPPSPPRQAIRVKRVSTFSGRSLPAPPPNKTLRLDEDGESLDDTPQVPGLGNSGFSRVRMKTPTVRGVLDLDTPGEPTGEESPGPLQERSPLLPLPEGGPPQAPEGPPDLLLESQWHHYSGEASSSEEELPSPEDKENHAPKRAGPHLRFEISSEDGFSVEAESLEGAWRTLIEKVQEARGHARLRHLSFSGMSGARLLGIHHDAVIFLAEQLPGAQRCQHYKFRYHQQGEGQEEPPLNPHGAARAEVYLRKCTFDMFNFLASQHRVLPEGATCDEEEDEVQLRSTRRATSLELPMAMRFRHLKKTSKEAVGVYRSAIHGRGLFCKRNIDAGEMVIEYSGIVIRSVLTDKREKFYDGKGIGCYMFRMDDFDVVDATMHGNAARFINHSCEPNCFSRVIHVEGQKHIVIFALRRILRGEELTYDYKFPIEDASNKLPCNCGAKRCRRFLN; encoded by the exons ATGGTGCAGGCACTGACTGAACTTCTCCGGCGGGcccaggcacccccacccccccggagCCAGACATGTGAGCCCTCCACTCCCCGTCGGTCTCGGGGACGGCCCCCAGGACGGCCAGCAGGCCCCTGCAGGAAGAAGCACCAAGCAGTAGTGGTGGCAGAAGCGGCTGTGACAATCCCCAAATCTGAGCCCCCACCTCCTGTGGTTCCAGTAAAACACCGAACTGGCACTTGGAAGTGCAAGGAGGGCCCTGGCCCAGGACCTGGGGCCCCAAAGCGCGGAGGACAGTCTGGGCGAGGAGGCCGTGGAGGCAGGGGGCGAGGCCGAGGCGGGCTCCCCCTGGTGATCAAGTTTGTTTCAAAGGCCAAAAAAGTGAAGATGGGACAGCTGTCcttgggacttgaatcaggtcAGGGTCAAGGTCAACATGGGGAAGGCTGGCAGGATGCTTCCCAAAGAGTTGGATCTGGACAGAAAAGGGGGTCTTGCTGgaagaatcaggagcagaagctggaggaggcgggggaggagacgagagaagaaaaagacaaggaggagggagaagagaaggaagagagagctgTAGCCGAGGAAGAGGTGATGCTGGctaaggaaaaggaggagggggagccGCCGTCGCCACCCCTGACTCCTCCAGCCCCGGTCGCTCCTCCAGCATTCCCACCCGCTTCAGCatctcctccacccccactctgccctctgccccccccAGCGTCACCCCCACTCCTCCCGTCCCCTCCACCGCCTCCTGCCCCGGAGGAGCAAGAAGAGTCCCCTCCTCCCGTGGCCCCTGCTGCGTGCTCCAGGAAGAGGGGCCGGCCTCCCCTGACCCCCAGCCAGCGGGCAGAGAGGGAAGCTGCCCGGGCAGGGCCAGAGGGCACTTCTCCTCCCGCTCCAACCCCCAGCACCACCGCAGGAGGCCCTCCGGAAGATAGTCCCACCGTGGCCCCCAAAAGTACCACCTTCCTGAAGAATATCCGGCAGTTTATTATGCCTGTGGTGAGTGCCCGCTCCTCCCGCGTCATCAAGACACCTCGGCGATTCATGGATGAAGACCCCCCCAAGCCCCCAAAGGTGGATATCTCACCTGTTCTACGACCTCCCATTGCCACTTCCCCTCTTGCTCCCCAGgaaccagccccagccccctctccacCACGTGCTCCAACTCCCCCATCGACACCTGTCCCACTCCCCGAGAAGAGACGGTCCATTCTAAGGGAACCCACGTTTCGCTGGATCTCACTGACCCGggagctgccccctcctcctcctgcccctccaccAGCCCCGTCCCCATCCccgtccccgccccctgcccctcccaccccttcccGGAGGCCCCTGCTCCTTCGGGCCCCTCAGTTTACCCCAAGTGAAGCCCACCTGAAGATCTATGAATCGGTGCTTACTACTCCTCCTCTTGGGGCTCCTGAAGCTCCTGAGCCAGAGCCGCCTCCTGCCGATGACTCTCCAGCTGAGCCCGAGCCACGGGCAGTGGGCCGCACCAACCACCTCAGCCTGCCCCGATTCGCCCCCGTGGTCACCACTCCTGTTAAGGGCGAGGGGCCCCTTCAGGGGACTTCAGCTCTGAGCAATGGGCAGCAGCcgcaggctcagctccagcagcccctgcaggccttgcagacccagctgctgccccaggcACTGCCACCACAGCAGCCACAGCTACAGCCCCAGTTACAACTTCAGCCGCCACCGTCGCCACAGCAGACACCGCCACTGGAGAAGGCCCGGATTGGAGGCCTGGGTCCCTTGCCACTGTCTGGGGTGGAAGAGAAAATGTTCAGCCTGCTGAAGAGAGCCAAGGTGCAGCTGTTCAAGAtagaccagcagcagcagcagaaggtggcgaCGTCGATGCCG CCGAGCCCTGGCGGGCAGATGGAGGAGATCATGGGGACTGTCAAGCAGATCTCAGACAGAGGCTCTGTCAGGTCTGAAGATGAATCAGTGGAAactaagagagagagaccctcG GGCCCAGAGTCCCCTGTGCAAGGCCCTCGCATCAAGCACGTCTGCCGCCatgctgctgtggccctgggtcaGGCCCGGGCCATGGTGCCCGAGGATGTCCCCCGCCTCAGTGCTCTCCCTCTCCGGGATCGGCAGGACCTCGCCACGGAGG ATACGTCATCAACCTCTGAGACAGAGAGTGTCCCGTCACGGTCCCGGAGGGCAAAGGTGGAgtcagcagggcctgggggagacctggaaccCGCAGGATCTGGAGGGGCCCTGACCCATACGCCCCGGCgctccctgccctcccaccaTGGCAAGAAGATGCGAATGGCCCGCTGTGGACACTGTCGGGGCTGCTTGCGTGTGCAGGACTGTGGGTCCTGTGTCAACTGCTTGGACAAGCCCAAGTTTGGGGGCCCCAACACCAAGAAGCAGTGCTGTGT atACCGGAAGTGTGACAAGATAGAGGCTCGGAAGATGGAGCGGCTGGCTAAAAAAG GCCGGACGATAGTGAAGACGCTGTTGCCCTGGGATTCCGATGAATCTCCTGAGGCCTCCCCTGGTCCTCCAGGCCCACGCCGGGGGGCGGGAGCTGGGGGGCCCCGGGAGGAGGTGGTGGCCCCCCCGGGGCCCGAGGAGCAGGactccctcctcctgcagcgcaaGTCAGCCCGGCGCTGCGTCAAACAGCGACCCTCCTATGATATCTTCGAGGACTCGGATGACTCGGAGCCCGGGGGTCCCCCTGCTCCCCGGCGTCGGACCCCCCGAGAAAGTG AGCTGCCGGTGCCAGAACCTGAGGAACAGAGCCGGCCCCGCAAACCCACCCTGCAGCCTGTGTTGCAGCTCAAGGCCCGAAGGCGCCTGGACAAG GACGCTTTGGCCCCTGGCCCCTTTGCTGCCTTTCCCAATGGCTGGACTGGAAAACAGAAGTCCCCCGATGGTGTGCACCGGGTCCGTGTGGATTTTAAG GAGGACTGTGATCTCGAGAACGTGTGGCTGATGGGCGGCCTGAGCGTGCTCACGTCCGTGCCCGGGGGGCCGCCGATGGTGTGCTTGCTGTGCGCCAGCAAAGGCCTGCACGAG ctgctgtTCTGCCAAGTCTGCTGTGACCCTTTCCACCCGTTCTGCCTGGAGGAAGCAGAgcggcccctgccccagcaccacGACACCTGGTGTTGCCGCCGCTGCAAATTCTGCCACGTCTGTGGACGCAAAGGCCGGGGTTCCAAG CACCTCCTGGAGTGTGAGCGTTGCCGCCATGCCTATCACCCAGCCTGCCTAGGACCCAGCTACCCAACTCGGGCCACGCGCAAACGGCGCCACTGG ATCTGCTCAGCCTGCGTACGCTGTAAGAGCTGTGGGGCCACTCCAGGCAAGAACTGGGATGTCGAGTGGTCTGGAGATTACAGCCTCTGCCCCAGGTGCACCCAGCTCTATGAGAAAG gAAACTACTGCCCCATCTGCACACGCTGCTATGAGGACAACGACTACGAGAGCAAAATGATGCAGTGTGCACAGTGTGACCACTGGGTGCATGCCAAGTGTGAGGGGCTCTCAG ATGAAGACTATGAGATCCTGTCAGGGCTGCCAGACTCCGTGCTGTACACCTGTGGGCCGTGTGCTGGGGCCACACCGCCCCGCTGGAGGGAGGCTCTGAGTGGAGCCCTACAGGGGGGCCTGCGCCAGGTGCTCCAGGGCCTGCTGAGCTCCAAGGTGGTGGGCCCGCTGCTGCTGTGCTCCCAG TGTGGGCAGGATGGGAAACAGCTTCACACAGGGCCCTGTGATCTGCAAGCTGTGAGTCAGCGCTTCGAGGAAGGCCACTATAAGTCCGTG CACAGCTTCATGGAGGACATGGTGGGCATCCTGATGAGGCACTCAGAAGAAGGGGAGACCCCAGAGCGCCGGGCTGGAGGCCAGATGAAGGGGCTCCTACTGAAG CTGCTAGAGTCTGCGTTCGGCTGGTTCGACGCCCACGACCCCAAGTACTGGCGACGGAGTACCCGGCTGCCGAA CGGCGTCCTTCCCAATGCGGTATTGCCCCCATCCCTGGACCACGTCTACGCTCAGTGGAGACAGCAGGAACTGGAGACCGCAGAgtcagggcagcctccaggggACCCCTCGGCAG CTTTCCAGGGGAAGGATCCAACTGCTTTCTCACACCTGGAGGACCCCCGCCAGTGTGCCCTCTGCCTCAAGTACGGGGACGCAGACTCCAAG GAGGCAGGGCGGCTCCTGTACATCGGGCAGAATGAGTGGACGCATGTCAATTGTGCCATTTGGTCAGCTGAAGTGTTCGAGGAAAATGACGGCTCCCTCAAGAACGTGCACGCTGCCGTGGCTCGCGGCCGGCAGATG CGCTGTGAACTCTGCCTGAAGCCCGGCGCCACGGTGGGCTGCTGCCTGTCCTCCTGCCTCAGCAACTTCCACTTCATGTGCGCCCGGGCCAGCTGCTGCATCTTCCAGGACGACAAGAAGGTTTTCTGCCAGAAGCACACGGACCTCCTGGACGGCAAG GAGATCGTGACTCCCGATGGTTTTGATGTTCTCCGTCGAGTCTACGTAGACTTCGAGGGCATCAGCTTCAAGCGAAAGTTCTTGACGGGGCTTGAACCCGACGCCATCAACGTGCTCATCG GTTCCATCCGAATTGACTCCTTGGGCACCCTGTCTGACCTCTCCGACTGCGAGGGACGGCTTTTTCCCATTGGCTACCA GTGCTCCCGCCTCTACTGGAGCACTGTGGATGCTCGGAGGCGCTGCTGGTATCGGTGCCGAATTCTGGAGTATCGGCCATGGGGGCCAAGGGAAGAGCCTGTTCACCTGGAGGCGGCGGACGAGAACCAGACCATCGTGCACAGCCCCGCCCCTTCCTTGG AGCCCCCAGATCATGAGGAAACCCCCCCAGACACAGATGCCCTTACCCCTGGCGCTCCTGAGGGCCACTCACCTGTTGCGAGCCTGGACCCACCACTTCGGCCTGATTCAAGCAGCGCCCCTCCTCCGGCCCCCCGCTCCTTCTCAGGGGCTCGAATCAAAGTGCCCAACTACTCGCCATCTCGGAGGCCCCTGGGGGGTGTCTCCTTTGGccccctcccatcccctg GAAGTCCATCTTCTCTGACCCACCACATCCCtacagtgggagacccggacttcCCAGCTCCCCCCAGGCGTTCCCGTCGGCCCAGTCCCTTGGCCCCCAGGCTGCCACCATCACGGCTGGCCTCCCCGCCTCTCAGAACCTCCCCTCCACTCAGGGTGCCCCCTCCTACCTCAGTCATTACAGCCCTCACACCTACCTCAGGGGAGCTGGctccccctggcctggccccatctCCGCCGCCCCCGGAAGACCTGGGCCCAGACTTTGAGGACATGGAGGTGGTGTCGGGACTGAGTGCTGCTGACCTGGACTTTGCGGCCAGCCTGCTGGGGACTGAGCCCTTCCAGGAAGAGATTGTGGCTGCGGGGACAGTGGGGAGCAGCCATGGGATCCCAGGGGACAGCTCAGAGGAGGAGGCCAGCCCCACCACCCACTACGTCCACTTCCCTGTGACTGTGGtttctggccctgccctggcccccagcgCCCTCCCTGGAGCCCCCCGCATTGAACAGCTGGACGGAGTGGATGATGGCACAGACAGTGAGGCTGAGGCAGTCCAGCAGCCTCGGGGCCAGGGGACTCCTCCCACAGGGCCAGGAGTGGGCCGAGCTGGGGTCCTTGGAGGTGTAGGGGACAGGTCCCGACCTCCCGAGGATCTGCCATCAGAAATTGTGGATTTTGTGTTGAAGAACCTAGGGGGCTCTGGAGAGGGGGGTTCTGGTCCCAGAGAAGAGTCGCTCCCCCCGGCACCACCCCTGGCCAATGGCAGCCAGCCCCCTCAAGGCCTGCCCTCTAGCCCAGCTGACCCCTCCCGGACATTTGCCTGGCTTCCTGGGGCCCCAGGGGTCCGGGTGTtgagcctgggccccactcctgAGCCCCCCAAACCTGCCACATCCAAAATCATCCTTGTCAACAAGCTGGGGCAAGTGTTTGTGAAGATGACTGGGGAGGGCGAACCTGCCCCACCTCCGGTGAAGcagccacccctgccccctgccattCCCCCCACAGCTCCCACCTCCTGGACTCTGCCCCCAGGACCTCTGCTGGGTGTGTTGCCAGTGGTAGGGGTAGGAGTggtccgccccgccccgcccccacctccccctcctctgaCACTGGTGTTCAGCAGTGGCCCCCCAAGCCCACCCCGACAGGCCATCCGTGTGAAGAGGGTGTCCACATTCTCTGGCAGATCGCTGCCAGCACCTCCCCCAAACAAAACCCTCCGGCTGGATGAAGATGGAGAGTCCTTAGACGATACCCCCCAAGTTCCAGGGCTTGGTAATAGTGG GTTTAGCCGAGTGAGGATGAAAACGCCCACAGTGCGTGGAGTTCTCGACCTGGACACTCCTGGGGAGCCCACTGGGGAGGAGAGCCCTGG GCCCCTCCAGGAGCGGTCCCCTTTGCTGCCACTGCCTGAAGGTGGTCCTCCCCAGGCCCCTGAGGGTCCCCCAGACCTGCTGCTTGAGTCCCAGTGGCACCACTACTCAG GTGAGGCTTCGAGCTCTGAAGAAGAGCTCCCGTCCCCAGAGGACAAAGAGAACCATGCCCCAAAACGGGCTGGCCCGCATCTGCGCTTTGAGATCAGCAGTGAAGACGGCTTCAGCGTGGAAGCGGAGAGCTTGGAAG GGGCCTGGAGAACGCTGATTGAGAAGGTGCAAGAGGCCCGAGGGCATGCCCGGCTCCGACATCTCTCTTTCAGTG GCATGAGTGGGGCAAGGCTCCTGGGCATCCACCACGATGCGGTCATCTTCCTGGCAGAGCAGCTGCCCGGGGCCCAGCGCTGCCAGCACTATAAGTTCCGCTACCACCAGCAAGGAGAGGGTCAGGAGGAGCCACCGCTGAATCCCCACGGGGCTGCCCGTGCCGAGGTCTATCTCCG GAAATGCACCTTTGACATGTTCAacttcctggcctcccagcaCCGGGTGCTTCCTGAGGGGGCTACCtgtgatgaggaagaggatgaggtACAGCTCAGGTCAACCAG ACGTGCCACCAGCCTGGAGCTGCCTATGGCCATGCGCTTTCGCCATCTCAAGAAGACGTCCAAAGAGGCTGTGGGTGTCTACAG ATCAGCCATCCACGGGCGAGGCCTGTTCTGCAAGCGCAATATTGATGCTGGCGAGATGGTCATTGAGTACTCTGGCATCGTTATTCGCTCTGTGCTGACTGACAAGCGGGAGAAGTTCTACGACGGGAAG GGCATCGGGTGCTACATGTTCCGCATGGATGACTTTGATGTGGTGGATGCTACCATGCACGGCAATGCTGCCCGCTTCATCAACCATTCATGTGAGCCCAACTGCTTCTCTCGTGTCATCCACGTGGAGGGCCAGAAACACATTGTCATCTTTGCACTGCGCCGCATCCTGCGTGGTGAGGAGCTCACCTACGACTACAAGTTCCCCATCGAGGATGCCAGTAACAAGCTGCCCTGCAACTGTGGCGCCAAGCGCTGTCGTCGGTTCCTTAACTGA